Proteins from one Arcobacter sp. F2176 genomic window:
- a CDS encoding DMT family transporter, whose amino-acid sequence MYKNNLTSAYKYALISVFLWSTVATAFKVSLSYLTPEALVLYASTTSLIVLFVILVIEKKLPLVIVHIKNNSLLIVVLGTINPFLYYLVLFKAYDLLPAQEAQSINYTWALMLSLLSVPFLKHKLSKYDIIAGIICYFGVLIIATKGAPFSLNFSNIEGLILALASTVLWSLYWIFNTKSKSDSTVSLFCNFLFSFPLIIIYFIYTQPLTLPDISGLLSAIYVGLFEMGITFLFWLKAMQSTINTSKIANLIFISPFLSLIFIYFILGEPILLSTIVGLILIIFGLIFQQKLK is encoded by the coding sequence ATGTATAAAAATAATTTAACTTCAGCATACAAATATGCACTTATTTCTGTTTTTTTATGGTCAACTGTTGCAACAGCATTTAAAGTATCCTTATCTTATTTAACCCCAGAAGCACTTGTGTTATATGCATCAACTACATCATTAATTGTACTTTTTGTTATATTAGTTATTGAAAAAAAATTACCTTTAGTTATTGTTCATATAAAAAATAATTCTTTATTAATAGTTGTTTTAGGTACAATTAATCCTTTTTTATATTATTTAGTACTATTTAAAGCTTATGATCTCTTACCTGCACAAGAAGCACAATCTATAAATTATACATGGGCTTTAATGTTATCTTTATTATCAGTTCCTTTTTTAAAACATAAATTAAGTAAATATGACATAATTGCTGGAATAATTTGTTATTTTGGTGTTTTAATAATTGCTACAAAAGGTGCACCTTTTAGTTTAAATTTCTCAAATATCGAGGGATTGATACTAGCACTTGCCAGTACTGTTCTTTGGTCTTTGTATTGGATATTTAATACAAAATCTAAATCTGACTCTACAGTAAGTTTATTTTGTAACTTTTTATTTTCTTTTCCACTGATAATTATTTATTTTATTTATACTCAACCTTTAACATTACCTGATATTTCAGGCTTATTAAGTGCAATTTATGTAGGACTATTTGAAATGGGAATTACATTTTTATTTTGGTTAAAAGCTATGCAAAGTACTATAAATACTTCTAAAATTGCGAATTTAATTTTTATTTCACCATTTTTGTCTTTAATCTTTATTTACTTTATATTAGGGGAGCCAATTTTGTTATCTACAATAGTAGGATTAATATTAATAATTTTTGGTCTTATTTTTCAACAAAAACTCAAATAA
- a CDS encoding branched-chain amino acid ABC transporter permease has translation MNRTTIIATLFLVVMAVFPFLVDSAWLSIGITFLVFAVVAFSQDIILGRAGVFNMGHAIFFGMGAYTTAILNVHFGLEIIETIPFAILVPVVFSVLLAGPIIHLRGDYLLVATIGFNIIFEQVLSNDVFGLTGGPNGIFGIDFFRVFGYEITSDTGVYYIAFALLIVTLLIIRNLDTSRYGRALYYINKNEIAAKSMGINISYYKLFAFALGAAIAGAAGCVFAIQYSAVSPESFNFMQSVMFFAIVLVGGSASLPGIIIGTFVMFVLPELFTEFKESRYLIFGAAMVLTMILRPNGVWPATFGNIPNFLKKKAREAK, from the coding sequence ATGAATAGAACTACAATTATTGCTACTTTATTTTTAGTAGTTATGGCAGTTTTCCCATTTTTAGTTGATTCTGCTTGGTTAAGTATTGGTATTACATTTTTAGTATTTGCCGTTGTTGCCTTCTCTCAAGATATTATTCTTGGTCGTGCTGGTGTATTTAATATGGGACATGCAATTTTCTTTGGGATGGGTGCATATACAACAGCTATTTTAAATGTACATTTTGGGCTTGAAATTATTGAAACTATTCCTTTTGCAATTTTAGTTCCAGTTGTTTTTTCAGTTTTACTTGCTGGTCCAATTATCCATTTAAGAGGTGATTATTTACTTGTTGCAACTATTGGATTTAATATCATATTTGAACAAGTATTATCTAATGATGTATTTGGGTTAACTGGTGGTCCTAATGGTATTTTTGGAATTGATTTCTTTAGGGTTTTTGGATATGAAATAACTAGTGATACGGGTGTTTATTATATCGCCTTTGCTTTATTAATTGTTACTTTATTAATAATTAGAAATCTAGATACATCAAGATATGGAAGAGCTTTATATTATATAAACAAAAATGAAATTGCAGCAAAATCTATGGGAATAAATATCTCATATTATAAACTTTTTGCTTTTGCTTTAGGTGCTGCTATTGCAGGTGCTGCTGGATGTGTTTTTGCTATTCAGTATTCAGCTGTAAGTCCTGAATCATTTAACTTTATGCAATCAGTTATGTTCTTTGCAATCGTTTTAGTTGGTGGATCTGCTTCACTTCCTGGAATTATTATTGGAACATTTGTTATGTTTGTATTACCTGAACTATTTACAGAGTTTAAAGAATCAAGATACTTAATTTTTGGTGCCGCTATGGTTCTTACTATGATTTTAAGACCAAATGGTGTATGGCCTGCAACTTTTGGAAATATTCCAAATTTTCTTAAAAAGAAAGCTAGGGAGGCAAAATAA
- a CDS encoding ABC transporter ATP-binding protein: MVNNEILLEVRDLHVSYGAISAIKGIDLKVLKGEVVTILGANGAGKTTTLRTISGLLKPKSGNIIFDKNDITKCEAHDIVSLGMSHSPEGRRVFGTLTVEENLMMGAYTLKGHDKETLDWIYDILPRLKERKKQLAGTLSGGEQQMLAIGRAIMSKPKLLILDEPSLGLAPILIKAIFKAIKEIALNGVTVLLVEQNAKAALKLADRAYVLEVGKITHEGTAEELLNSKTIQEAYLGKKH; the protein is encoded by the coding sequence ATGGTAAATAATGAAATATTACTAGAAGTTAGAGATCTTCATGTGTCATATGGAGCAATATCTGCTATTAAAGGTATAGATTTAAAAGTATTAAAAGGGGAAGTTGTAACAATTCTTGGTGCTAATGGTGCTGGTAAAACTACAACTTTAAGAACAATTTCTGGACTTTTGAAACCAAAATCAGGGAATATTATTTTTGATAAAAATGATATTACAAAATGTGAAGCACATGATATTGTATCACTTGGTATGTCTCACTCACCAGAAGGAAGAAGAGTTTTTGGAACATTAACTGTTGAAGAAAATCTTATGATGGGTGCATATACATTAAAAGGACATGATAAAGAGACTTTGGATTGGATTTATGATATTTTACCAAGACTTAAAGAAAGAAAAAAACAGCTTGCTGGAACTTTAAGTGGTGGCGAGCAACAGATGCTTGCAATTGGTAGAGCAATTATGAGTAAACCCAAACTTTTAATTTTGGATGAACCTTCATTAGGTTTAGCACCAATTTTAATTAAAGCGATTTTTAAAGCTATAAAAGAGATTGCCTTAAATGGTGTTACAGTTTTATTAGTTGAACAAAATGCAAAAGCAGCTCTTAAATTAGCAGATAGAGCATATGTACTAGAAGTTGGGAAAATCACACACGAAGGTACAGCGGAAGAACTATTAAATTCTAAGACTATACAAGAAGCTTACTTGGGTAAAAAGCATTAA
- a CDS encoding ABC transporter ATP-binding protein, giving the protein MKYVLEIENVSKFFHGLVAIDDLTIKVKPGQIYGIIGPNGAGKTTLFNCVTGIYTPEQGSIKYKGENITGMEPHKIAQRGVLRTFQNIRLFKEMSVAENIIAGCHTKSKQKWYHAIVHTPFYRTDEKKQWEKVGELMDFFGLTKYAKTPAGDLSYGNQRKIEMARALAAEPELLILDEPAAGLNENETIELTNIILKIKEMGLGIMMIEHDMDMVMKLTDYITVINFGKEISQGLPSFVQDDPKVIEAYIGTDDDEEDE; this is encoded by the coding sequence ATGAAATATGTATTAGAAATAGAAAATGTTTCAAAGTTTTTCCATGGATTAGTTGCAATTGATGATTTAACTATTAAAGTAAAGCCTGGTCAAATATATGGAATTATTGGTCCTAATGGTGCTGGTAAAACTACACTTTTTAACTGTGTAACAGGTATCTATACTCCTGAGCAAGGAAGTATAAAATATAAAGGTGAGAATATTACAGGAATGGAGCCACATAAAATTGCCCAAAGGGGAGTTTTAAGAACATTCCAAAATATTAGACTTTTTAAAGAGATGAGTGTTGCAGAGAATATTATTGCGGGATGTCATACAAAATCAAAACAAAAATGGTATCACGCTATTGTTCATACACCTTTTTATCGAACAGATGAAAAGAAACAATGGGAAAAAGTTGGAGAACTTATGGACTTTTTTGGTTTAACAAAATATGCTAAAACTCCTGCGGGAGATTTATCTTATGGAAATCAAAGAAAAATTGAAATGGCAAGAGCACTTGCGGCTGAACCTGAGCTTTTAATCTTAGATGAACCAGCAGCCGGACTTAATGAAAATGAGACCATAGAACTTACTAACATAATTTTGAAAATAAAAGAAATGGGTCTTGGAATTATGATGATTGAACATGATATGGATATGGTTATGAAGTTAACTGATTATATCACTGTTATCAACTTTGGAAAAGAGATTTCACAAGGTCTTCCATCATTCGTACAAGATGATCCAAAAGTTATTGAAGCTTATATTGGAACAGATGATGATGAGGAGGATGAATAA
- a CDS encoding branched-chain amino acid ABC transporter substrate-binding protein — MKLTKIASALALSAAVSTLLFAADTVKIGVQAPITGQYANEGQSIENFVRLIADEKNAEGGLLGKQIEVITCDDEAKAQKAAVCAKKLTNAGVIAVIGSYTSGATEAAQTTYYRKNVLQTSDGTSDSLIAKKYWTFFRNSFPNSSQSDFTAEYMVKTKKYKKIVVLSDYSSYSEGLGDATEASIKAIGGNVIYRGKIKSGTQNFSAILTKIKEMNPDVIYYSGYYTDGGLLRAQQKQLQIDADFVGGDSNDNPDFYKLAGKAAAGTVLINFPTPEILPYPEAKKYLAAYKARFKMDPPSIWPVTNADGLRAVIEGVEKTKSFDTKKIAEYIRSMKDFPGITGPFNIREDGERVGAKFVVYKMKNDGTKQVVTE; from the coding sequence ATGAAATTAACAAAAATTGCTAGTGCATTAGCACTTAGTGCTGCTGTTTCAACACTATTGTTTGCAGCTGATACAGTTAAGATTGGTGTACAAGCGCCAATTACAGGACAATATGCTAATGAAGGTCAAAGTATAGAAAACTTTGTAAGACTTATTGCAGATGAAAAAAATGCAGAAGGTGGGCTTTTAGGTAAACAAATCGAAGTTATTACTTGTGATGATGAAGCAAAAGCTCAAAAAGCTGCTGTTTGTGCTAAAAAATTAACTAATGCAGGTGTTATTGCTGTAATTGGTTCTTATACTTCAGGTGCTACAGAAGCTGCTCAAACTACATATTATAGAAAAAATGTTTTACAAACTTCTGATGGTACAAGTGATTCTTTAATTGCTAAAAAATATTGGACTTTCTTTAGAAACTCTTTTCCAAACTCTTCTCAAAGTGATTTTACAGCAGAGTATATGGTGAAAACTAAAAAATACAAAAAAATTGTAGTTTTATCTGATTATTCTTCTTACTCAGAAGGACTTGGTGACGCAACTGAAGCTTCAATCAAAGCTATTGGTGGAAATGTTATTTATAGAGGGAAAATTAAATCTGGAACTCAAAACTTTTCAGCAATCTTAACAAAAATAAAAGAAATGAACCCAGATGTAATTTATTATTCAGGTTATTATACTGATGGTGGATTATTAAGAGCTCAACAAAAACAATTACAAATAGATGCAGATTTTGTTGGTGGTGATTCAAATGATAACCCTGATTTCTATAAATTAGCAGGTAAAGCAGCTGCTGGAACAGTTTTAATTAACTTCCCCACACCTGAAATTTTACCATACCCTGAAGCTAAAAAATATCTTGCAGCTTACAAAGCTAGATTTAAAATGGATCCTCCATCAATTTGGCCAGTAACTAATGCAGATGGTTTAAGAGCAGTTATTGAAGGTGTTGAAAAAACAAAATCTTTTGACACCAAAAAAATTGCTGAATACATTAGATCTATGAAAGATTTTCCAGGAATTACTGGACCATTTAATATTAGAGAAGATGGTGAGAGAGTTGGTGCTAAATTTGTTGTTTACAAAATGAAAAATGATGGTACAAAACAAGTTGTTACTGAATAA
- a CDS encoding bifunctional proline dehydrogenase/L-glutamate gamma-semialdehyde dehydrogenase yields the protein MKNETEIVESAVKLAEKWQNRATELVSDWDREFYVKMNKMLDHPKDKALLIELMDQCFRCDSNARVADQIIFLLEKHGMAHFFTTKDKTLLWLFQNFGKFLPNLSVPMFVNQIREDTKTVVIKGEEEPFNKHLIMRKEEGTRVNINLIGEVVLGEEEASERMEKYLKALSNPNIDYISIKISTIYSQISPLNFEHTVEVLVEKLTKIYEQAIKYPYIAPDGTKSNKFINLDMEEYRDLAITVEVFKRTLDKPQFKDFYAGIVLQAYIPDSFLVQKDLLAWAKKRVENGGSPMKFRLVKGANMEMEETEASQKHWEMVTYTDKSDTDSNYKRMARFALQPDNAPFMHIGTASHNLFELAFATTLAQENKTSEYHTLEMLEGMSEAARLAIREISKSVILYAPTAAKEQFTNAIAYLVRRLDENTGPNNFIRYSFGLTVGSKDWNMQKELFLKSFENEKTSFVGAHRTQNRLTEKWDDFSLSSYDTKEYHAEADTDFVLAANQEWARNIIKKWQFSKDTEHKITPIVVGGVDISEDRKVVDAIDKSQIKDGVLAGKFANANADDLKKAVEVAKADKDGWRSLTHEQRHAALKLVAIKVRERRDDLIGVAAAEVGKVFTETDVEVSEAVDFLEFYPYSTHYFEKYQNLEFSGKGVGVVIPPWNFPVAIPLGGVASSLAAGNTVIIKPASAAALTAYEMCKCFWDAGISKNVLQFVPCPGALAGEHLIANKDVDFVILTGGEDTAAAMLKTRPDLLLTAETGGKDATIVTNMADREQAVKNVCQSAFANSGQKCSATSLLVLEEEVYNDEGFKKALIDTAKSMSVGSVWDLKNRIGTLANPVSGNLKKAISELEGKEEWLVAPEYAEGNEYMLKPAIKWGVEEGNFIHMNELFGPVLAVVKAKDLAHAVKIVNDTGYGLTSGIESLDEREVSYWKANLKAGNLYVNRGTTGAIVLRQPFGGMGKSAIGAGRKVGIFNYVTQFVNFTEKSNPTVSKKYNSDLVKFIDSCKSKGENKEEFEKLAVAVQSYYENYENEFSKAKDYCEVRGEDNHFRYLPLDKVVIRVSSDDTIFEVVSRILAARISNVSFTVSINGNDTIKDFLAKSAILLGTNKVVEEDDKSFANTIKDYQRVIYSNISKVPSSIFEAASKSLTYIVRQAPMMEGRLELLNYFIEQSISHSFHRYGNIGARGLK from the coding sequence ATGAAAAATGAAACAGAAATTGTAGAATCAGCAGTTAAACTAGCTGAAAAATGGCAAAATAGAGCAACAGAACTTGTTAGCGATTGGGATAGAGAATTTTATGTAAAAATGAATAAAATGCTTGATCATCCAAAAGATAAAGCTCTTTTAATAGAATTAATGGATCAATGTTTTAGATGTGATTCAAATGCAAGAGTCGCTGATCAAATTATTTTCTTATTAGAAAAGCATGGGATGGCTCACTTTTTTACAACAAAAGATAAGACACTTTTATGGTTATTCCAAAACTTTGGAAAATTTTTACCAAACTTATCTGTTCCTATGTTTGTAAATCAAATAAGAGAAGATACTAAGACAGTAGTTATTAAAGGAGAAGAAGAGCCTTTTAATAAACACTTAATTATGAGAAAAGAAGAGGGTACTAGAGTCAATATTAACCTTATTGGTGAAGTTGTTCTTGGTGAAGAAGAAGCAAGTGAGAGAATGGAAAAATATTTAAAAGCTTTATCTAATCCAAATATTGACTATATTTCTATTAAGATATCAACTATTTATTCTCAAATCAGTCCTTTGAATTTTGAGCACACAGTTGAAGTGCTTGTTGAAAAATTAACTAAAATATATGAACAAGCAATTAAGTATCCTTACATAGCTCCAGATGGAACTAAATCAAATAAATTTATAAATCTTGATATGGAAGAGTATAGGGATTTAGCTATTACAGTTGAAGTATTCAAAAGAACATTGGATAAACCACAGTTTAAAGATTTTTATGCTGGTATTGTATTACAAGCATATATTCCTGATTCATTTTTGGTACAAAAAGACTTATTAGCTTGGGCTAAAAAAAGAGTAGAAAATGGTGGATCTCCTATGAAGTTTAGACTTGTAAAAGGTGCTAATATGGAGATGGAAGAAACTGAAGCTAGCCAAAAACATTGGGAAATGGTTACATATACAGATAAAAGTGATACAGATTCAAATTATAAAAGAATGGCTAGATTTGCATTACAACCAGATAATGCTCCATTTATGCATATAGGAACTGCTTCTCATAACTTATTTGAATTAGCATTTGCTACAACATTAGCTCAAGAAAATAAAACAAGCGAATATCATACTTTAGAGATGTTAGAAGGTATGAGTGAAGCTGCAAGATTAGCAATTAGAGAAATTTCTAAATCTGTTATTTTATATGCACCAACTGCTGCAAAAGAACAATTCACAAATGCAATTGCATATTTAGTGAGAAGACTTGATGAAAATACAGGTCCAAATAACTTTATTAGATACTCTTTTGGTCTTACAGTTGGTTCAAAAGATTGGAATATGCAAAAAGAATTATTTTTAAAATCTTTTGAAAATGAAAAAACTTCATTTGTAGGTGCTCATAGAACACAAAATAGACTTACAGAAAAATGGGATGATTTTTCACTCTCATCATATGATACAAAAGAGTATCATGCTGAAGCTGATACAGATTTCGTATTAGCAGCTAATCAAGAGTGGGCTAGAAATATTATTAAAAAATGGCAATTTTCTAAAGATACAGAACACAAAATTACTCCAATAGTTGTTGGGGGAGTTGATATTTCAGAAGATAGAAAAGTAGTAGATGCAATTGATAAATCTCAAATTAAAGATGGTGTTTTAGCAGGTAAATTTGCAAATGCAAATGCTGATGATCTTAAAAAAGCTGTAGAAGTTGCAAAGGCTGACAAAGATGGTTGGAGAAGTTTAACTCATGAACAAAGACATGCTGCACTTAAACTTGTAGCTATAAAGGTGAGAGAGAGAAGAGATGATTTAATCGGTGTTGCTGCTGCTGAAGTTGGTAAAGTATTTACTGAAACAGATGTTGAAGTTTCTGAAGCGGTTGATTTCTTAGAATTTTATCCATATAGTACACATTATTTTGAAAAATATCAAAACTTAGAGTTTTCAGGAAAAGGTGTAGGGGTTGTAATTCCACCATGGAATTTCCCAGTTGCTATTCCTTTAGGTGGAGTTGCTTCATCTTTAGCTGCCGGAAATACAGTTATTATTAAACCAGCATCAGCTGCAGCATTAACAGCATATGAGATGTGTAAATGTTTTTGGGATGCTGGTATTTCTAAAAATGTTCTTCAATTTGTTCCTTGTCCAGGTGCACTTGCAGGTGAGCATTTAATTGCTAATAAAGATGTTGATTTTGTTATTTTAACAGGTGGTGAAGATACAGCTGCTGCTATGTTAAAAACTAGACCTGATTTATTATTGACTGCTGAAACTGGTGGTAAAGATGCAACAATTGTAACAAATATGGCTGATAGAGAACAAGCTGTTAAAAATGTTTGTCAAAGTGCATTTGCAAACTCAGGTCAAAAATGTTCTGCAACATCACTTTTAGTATTAGAAGAAGAAGTTTATAATGATGAAGGTTTCAAAAAAGCATTAATTGATACAGCTAAATCTATGAGTGTAGGTTCTGTTTGGGATTTAAAAAATAGAATTGGAACTTTAGCAAATCCTGTATCTGGAAATCTTAAAAAAGCAATTAGTGAATTAGAAGGTAAAGAAGAGTGGTTAGTTGCTCCTGAATATGCAGAAGGTAATGAGTATATGTTAAAACCAGCAATTAAATGGGGCGTAGAGGAGGGTAACTTTATTCATATGAATGAGTTATTTGGACCAGTTCTTGCCGTTGTTAAAGCAAAAGATTTAGCACATGCTGTAAAAATTGTAAATGATACAGGTTATGGATTGACTTCTGGTATTGAATCTCTTGATGAAAGAGAAGTTTCTTATTGGAAAGCAAATCTTAAAGCTGGTAACCTTTATGTAAATAGAGGAACAACTGGTGCGATTGTTCTGCGACAACCATTTGGTGGTATGGGTAAATCTGCAATTGGAGCAGGAAGAAAAGTTGGTATTTTCAACTATGTTACTCAATTTGTTAATTTTACTGAAAAATCAAATCCAACTGTTAGTAAAAAATATAACTCTGATTTAGTTAAATTTATTGATTCTTGTAAATCAAAAGGTGAAAATAAAGAAGAGTTCGAAAAATTAGCAGTTGCTGTTCAATCATATTATGAAAATTATGAAAATGAATTTAGCAAAGCAAAAGATTATTGTGAAGTAAGAGGTGAAGATAATCACTTTAGATATTTACCATTGGATAAAGTTGTAATTAGAGTAAGCTCTGATGATACAATTTTTGAAGTAGTATCTAGAATCTTAGCAGCAAGAATTTCAAATGTAAGCTTTACTGTTTCAATTAATGGTAATGATACTATTAAAGACTTCTTAGCTAAATCAGCTATTCTATTAGGAACAAATAAAGTTGTTGAAGAAGATGATAAATCTTTTGCAAATACAATAAAAGATTATCAAAGAGTTATTTACTCAAATATTAGTAAAGTTCCTTCTTCAATTTTTGAAGCTGCATCAAAATCTCTTACATATATAGTAAGACAAGCTCCAATGATGGAAGGAAGACTAGAACTTCTTAACTATTTCATTGAGCAATCAATCTCTCACTCTTTCCATAGATATGGAAATATTGGTGCAAGAGGTTTAAAATAA
- a CDS encoding branched-chain amino acid ABC transporter permease, with amino-acid sequence MDTLLQQLINGLTVGSLYALVALGYTMVYGVMKLINFAHGDLVAFSAYVGLTLFTQFYGSNALTLVNIVIVFTLTAIVVAFVGVLLERLAYRPLRTAPRLSAVVSALGASLVIQNAIMLIWGPNMEIFPANVFPATSWNFGGVIISFTQLVILALSGVLMVALYLFINKTKMGTAIRATAIDQDAAKLMGINVNRVIMTIFIIGSMLGAIGGLFIGLYYRGLTFDMGWLYGLNAFIAAIIGGIGSIPGAMLGGLLLGLFNALISGYISTEWAETFTFILLIIILIVKPTGLLGENTAEKV; translated from the coding sequence ATGGATACTCTTCTTCAACAGTTAATTAATGGTTTAACAGTAGGAAGTCTGTATGCATTAGTAGCATTAGGTTATACAATGGTTTACGGTGTGATGAAGTTAATCAACTTCGCACACGGTGACCTTGTTGCCTTTTCTGCTTATGTAGGACTTACTTTGTTTACACAGTTTTATGGTTCAAATGCATTGACGTTAGTGAATATTGTTATAGTATTTACTTTAACAGCAATCGTTGTGGCTTTTGTAGGTGTTCTTCTTGAGCGTCTAGCCTATAGACCTTTAAGAACGGCACCAAGATTAAGTGCAGTTGTTTCTGCTCTTGGTGCATCACTTGTAATACAAAATGCAATAATGTTAATTTGGGGACCAAATATGGAAATATTCCCAGCAAATGTATTCCCTGCTACTTCATGGAATTTTGGTGGAGTTATAATTTCATTTACTCAATTGGTAATCTTAGCATTATCAGGTGTGTTAATGGTTGCACTTTATCTTTTCATCAATAAAACAAAAATGGGAACAGCCATTAGAGCAACTGCTATAGATCAAGATGCTGCAAAGCTTATGGGTATCAATGTTAATAGAGTAATTATGACTATTTTTATAATAGGGTCTATGTTAGGTGCTATTGGTGGTTTATTTATTGGGCTTTACTATAGAGGTTTGACATTTGACATGGGATGGCTTTATGGTTTAAATGCATTTATTGCAGCAATTATTGGTGGTATTGGGAGTATTCCAGGAGCTATGCTTGGTGGATTATTACTTGGATTATTTAATGCACTAATATCAGGATATATTTCAACAGAATGGGCAGAGACATTTACATTTATTTTATTAATTATAATTTTAATTGTAAAACCAACTGGACTTCTTGGTGAAAACACAGCGGAGAAAGTATAA
- a CDS encoding universal stress protein yields the protein MEYKRIFFPLGGGGELRSRIHGALLIGKYFNAHLEIFKSQARPSQIMKFDNSLPDTVLKELNAMTKDRLKEEINEHETIFKEEIKKVGSSSSSKSKKNAATATIITGEGFRSKLVEEESKYCDLVIVSTPHESRITATFETAVTKSGKPALMFPRKMKKFSAEKILIGWNNSPEAARAVSESIPLLKNAKKVHIISSKKYGKDLNQVSKLQNYLEDHGIDTSYEIVKTTKTPGQALLKYAKDGKFDLIVAGAFGHRGLKELMFGGTTKYMLKNSDIPIFMAH from the coding sequence ATGGAATATAAAAGAATATTTTTCCCTCTTGGGGGAGGTGGAGAACTTAGATCTAGAATTCATGGAGCATTACTAATAGGAAAATACTTTAATGCTCATTTGGAAATCTTTAAATCTCAAGCAAGACCAAGTCAAATAATGAAGTTTGATAATAGTTTACCAGATACTGTACTAAAAGAGTTAAATGCAATGACAAAAGATAGATTAAAAGAAGAGATAAATGAACATGAAACTATTTTTAAAGAAGAAATTAAAAAAGTTGGAAGTTCATCTTCATCAAAATCTAAAAAGAATGCAGCAACAGCTACTATTATAACAGGAGAAGGATTTAGGAGTAAATTAGTGGAAGAAGAGTCTAAATATTGTGATTTAGTAATAGTTTCAACTCCACATGAATCTAGAATAACAGCTACATTTGAAACAGCTGTTACAAAAAGTGGGAAACCTGCTTTAATGTTCCCAAGAAAGATGAAAAAATTTAGTGCTGAAAAGATATTAATTGGTTGGAATAATTCACCAGAAGCTGCAAGAGCAGTATCTGAGTCTATACCTTTATTAAAAAATGCAAAAAAAGTACATATAATTTCATCTAAGAAGTATGGAAAAGATTTAAATCAAGTTTCAAAATTACAAAACTATTTAGAAGATCATGGTATTGATACAAGTTATGAAATTGTTAAAACTACAAAAACACCAGGACAAGCACTTTTAAAATATGCAAAAGATGGTAAATTTGATTTGATAGTTGCAGGTGCATTTGGACATAGAGGCTTAAAAGAATTAATGTTTGGGGGAACAACTAAATATATGTTAAAAAATAGTGATATTCCAATATTTATGGCACATTAA